In one window of Primulina tabacum isolate GXHZ01 chromosome 8, ASM2559414v2, whole genome shotgun sequence DNA:
- the LOC142553859 gene encoding uncharacterized protein LOC142553859, whose translation MRKKLDTRFPAARIKKIMQADEDVGKIAMAVPVLVSKALELFLQDLCDRTYDITVQRGAKTVSALHLKHCVHSYNVFDFLKDVVSKVPDYGHSDNAAEMPKRRKVESNDSDEEPKRGSMHETCHPSNSGRGRGRGRGRGRGRPSKATERDTFRHEVESVSTTTPQTIKIILSPRQPVENNSDSKESPNDNTKVVETVHSESNKNFDLNAGVDDFSEKLASAAAATVSGPGPSDGNNEEYPGLSETDRMAIDPVHLAQHSSRPDEDEEDYDNEG comes from the exons ATGAGGAAGAAGCTCGATACTCGGTTCCCCGCT GCTCGGATTAAAAAGATAATGCAAGCTGATGAAGATGTTGGGAAGATTGCCATGGCAGTACCTGTTTTAGTCT CCAAGGCGTTGGAATTATTTTTGCAAGATCTTTGTGATCGTACATATGACATAACCGTGCAGAGAGGGGCCAAGACTGTTAGTGCTTTGCATTT AAAACATTGTGTACATAGTTATAACGTGTTCGACTTTCTGAAGGACGTAGTTAGCAAAGTTCCCGACTATGGTCATTCTGATAATGCAGCTGAAATGCCCAAAAGAAG GAAAGTTGAATCTAACGACAGTGATGAAGAGCCTAAAAGAGGTAGCATG CATGAAACCTGCCACCCTAGTAACAGTGGACGTGGAAGAGGAAGGGGCAGAGGAAGAGGACGTGGGCGACCCAGCAAAGCAACAGAGAGAGACACCTTTCGGCATGAGGTTGAATCTGTCTCAACTACTACTCCTCAAACTATCAAAATAATCTTGAGTCCTCGTCAACCGGTTGAAAACAACTCTGATTCAAAGGAATCACCGAATGACAACACCAAAGTTGTCGAAACCGTTCATTCAGAGTCCAATAAGAATTTTGATCTGAATGCTGGAGTAGATGACTTTTCAGAAAAACTGGCTTCTGCTGCTGCAGCAACCGTTTCTGGACCTGGACCTTCAGATGGGAATAATGAAGAGTATCCTGGACTTTCAGAAACGGATAGGATGGCCATTGACCCTGTTCACCTTGCGCAGCATAGTTCGAGGCCGGATGAAGATGAGGAAGATTATGACAATGAAGGTTAG